A single region of the Ictalurus punctatus breed USDA103 chromosome 26, Coco_2.0, whole genome shotgun sequence genome encodes:
- the LOC124626388 gene encoding small integral membrane protein 11 produces the protein MINWRVLDNFPLLLYILAAKTLLLCLAFAGAKLYQQKKVQAELKQKVEAKRKLAQETQELHDNKKDD, from the exons ATGATAAACTGGCGG gttTTGGACAACTTTCCCCTACTGCTCTACATTCTGGCGGCCAAGACTCTTCTCTTGTGTCTTGCCTTTGCTGGAGCCAAACTGTATCAGCAGAAGAAGGTACAAGCAGAGCTGAAACAGAAGGTTGAGGCGAAGAGAAAACTTGCACAGGAAACACAGGAACTTCACGACAACAAGAAGGATGACTGA
- the rcan1b gene encoding calcipressin-1 isoform X1 → MQESDKRKGAATADVQVEEQPNALIACKVPEQVFNDTHVKDQFETLFHQFDVGVYFQFFKSFRRVRINFTNAVAAVQARVKLHKSDFNGKEMRLYFAQSVQIGSPRLEPPKPEKQFLISPPASPPVGWEQAPDAMPSVNYDLLCAVSKLGPGEQYELHTGTTTTPSVIVHVCEDDSSGDEEETEGGTRARPKIIQTRRPDYTHSVNK, encoded by the exons ATGCAGGAGTCGGATAAACGAAAAGGGGCGGCGACGGCGGACGTTCAGGTCGAGGAACAACCCAACGCGCTTATCGCGTGCAAAGTCCCCGAGCAGGTCTTCAATGACACCCACGTCAAG GACCAGTTTGAAACACTGTTTCACCAGTTCGATGTAGGAGTATATTTCCAGTTCTTCAAAAGCTTTCGGCGTGTACGCATTAACTTCACCAACGCAGTGGCTGCTGTTCAGGCAAGAGTGAAACTTCACAAGAGTGATTTCAATGGCAAAGAGATGCGCCTCTATTTTGCCCAG TCTGTGCAAATCGGCAGTCCTCGACTAGAGCCCCCAAAGCCAGAAAAGCAGTTCCTCATTTCTCCTCCAGCCTCTCCTCCAGTGGGTTGGGAGCAGGCTCCAGATGCTATGCCTAGCGTTAACTATGACCTACTGTGTGCTGTCTCCAAACTTGGTCCAG GTGAGCAGTATGAGTTGCACACTGGAACCACCACCACTCCTAGTGTGatagtgcatgtgtgtgaagaCGACAGCTCGGGTGACGAAGAAGAAACGGAGGGAGGAACCCGGGCTCGCCCCAAAATCATTCAGACTCGGCGGCCAGATTACACTCACTCTGTCAACAAGTGA
- the rcan1b gene encoding calcipressin-1 isoform X2, with the protein MQDQFETLFHQFDVGVYFQFFKSFRRVRINFTNAVAAVQARVKLHKSDFNGKEMRLYFAQSVQIGSPRLEPPKPEKQFLISPPASPPVGWEQAPDAMPSVNYDLLCAVSKLGPGEQYELHTGTTTTPSVIVHVCEDDSSGDEEETEGGTRARPKIIQTRRPDYTHSVNK; encoded by the exons ATGCAG GACCAGTTTGAAACACTGTTTCACCAGTTCGATGTAGGAGTATATTTCCAGTTCTTCAAAAGCTTTCGGCGTGTACGCATTAACTTCACCAACGCAGTGGCTGCTGTTCAGGCAAGAGTGAAACTTCACAAGAGTGATTTCAATGGCAAAGAGATGCGCCTCTATTTTGCCCAG TCTGTGCAAATCGGCAGTCCTCGACTAGAGCCCCCAAAGCCAGAAAAGCAGTTCCTCATTTCTCCTCCAGCCTCTCCTCCAGTGGGTTGGGAGCAGGCTCCAGATGCTATGCCTAGCGTTAACTATGACCTACTGTGTGCTGTCTCCAAACTTGGTCCAG GTGAGCAGTATGAGTTGCACACTGGAACCACCACCACTCCTAGTGTGatagtgcatgtgtgtgaagaCGACAGCTCGGGTGACGAAGAAGAAACGGAGGGAGGAACCCGGGCTCGCCCCAAAATCATTCAGACTCGGCGGCCAGATTACACTCACTCTGTCAACAAGTGA